The genomic window CTTCTGGAAAAATACGGTTTTAAGGCCACGGTTTTTGTCTGTACCGATTATGTAGGGAAAAACAGTTATCTATCGTGGGATGATATACGATCATTGCGGAAAAAGGGATTTGAATTTGGCAATCACTCCCATTCCCACGATCATTTTCTGAATTATTCCGACCCCAACACCCGGGCGCAGTTCAAGCAAGACCTGGATAAGTCGGAGGAGATATTCGAGCGGAAGATTGGAGACCAACCGGGTCTGTACTGCTATCCCTACGGAGAATACAACCCGGACATGCAGGATATATTGAAGCGCAGAGGGTATCAGGCAGCTGCAGCCCAGAAATCGGGCGTCGTATCTGAAGGAAGCGATCTGTATGCCCTGCCCCGGTTCCCGATGACGTCAACCTATGGTGAAACAGGGAAATTCAAGACAAAAGCCCGGATGAAGGCCCTGCCCGTCATAAAAGAGATACCGGCCAACCCGGAAATAAAGGATACCAACCCACCCCGGTTGACCCTTCATATTAGCCCGGGCAAGATCAATCCGGATAACATCCAGTGTTTCGTTAACGGACGAAGAACATGTAAAATATCCCGGCAGGATGGCGCCACACTGGTTCTCACCATCCAGGCCCGTGAACCACTCCGAACCCGCAGAGCCTTGTATACGATCACGGCTCCCTCGAAATCGGGCGACCGGTGGCATTGGTTCAGCCATTTATGGGTGAACACCCAATACGGGGAATAAGGCCGGGTTTTAAAGATATTGTGTATGAATCATGGAAAG from Bacteroidales bacterium includes these protein-coding regions:
- a CDS encoding polysaccharide deacetylase family protein, with protein sequence MHISLINILSTAIFLAAGLFLPTNRAQAQDTHQDNVNFFVYHRFGEDDIPSTNISAEIFREHLRFLHENDYTVLTMGEAVEKLRSHHNIPEKTAVLTVDDGYKSFKTVAVPLLEKYGFKATVFVCTDYVGKNSYLSWDDIRSLRKKGFEFGNHSHSHDHFLNYSDPNTRAQFKQDLDKSEEIFERKIGDQPGLYCYPYGEYNPDMQDILKRRGYQAAAAQKSGVVSEGSDLYALPRFPMTSTYGETGKFKTKARMKALPVIKEIPANPEIKDTNPPRLTLHISPGKINPDNIQCFVNGRRTCKISRQDGATLVLTIQAREPLRTRRALYTITAPSKSGDRWHWFSHLWVNTQYGE